In Cryptosporangium phraense, a single window of DNA contains:
- a CDS encoding winged helix-turn-helix transcriptional regulator: MSDEQPTELEPGGTNAVGKMLGLLGDEWTLLLIQQALQGVTRYGQFKAALPISNAVLTARLNLLTEQGLLERNVYQSNPLRAEYLTTPRSRSLWPFMIAIWEWERRWVPAHELPQMVHTVCEREFHPVLSCSSCDKPAAAREIGVEWGPSGSWERSVPAASTRRRWDSEQVSGAAGMFPDTMTILGNRWASALMGAAFRGVTRFTDFEKALGAPPTLVADRIRAFVAIDVLVAMQNDKRPDWVEYRLTEKGRAFFPVVATALAWSQHWFRSPEGPALIETHQQCGAPFEPQFRCDQCNVVVHRRDIRIVPL, from the coding sequence ATGAGCGACGAGCAGCCCACCGAACTCGAGCCCGGCGGCACCAACGCCGTCGGGAAGATGCTCGGGCTGCTCGGCGACGAGTGGACGTTGCTGCTGATCCAGCAGGCGCTGCAGGGCGTCACCCGGTACGGGCAGTTCAAGGCCGCGCTGCCGATCAGCAACGCGGTGCTGACCGCGCGGCTGAACCTGCTGACCGAGCAGGGCCTGCTGGAGCGGAACGTCTACCAGTCGAACCCGCTGCGGGCCGAGTACCTGACGACGCCCCGCAGCCGGTCGCTCTGGCCGTTCATGATCGCGATCTGGGAGTGGGAGCGGCGCTGGGTCCCGGCGCACGAGCTGCCGCAGATGGTGCACACCGTCTGCGAGCGGGAGTTCCACCCGGTGCTGTCGTGCTCGTCCTGCGACAAGCCGGCGGCCGCGCGCGAGATCGGCGTGGAGTGGGGCCCGAGCGGCAGCTGGGAGCGGTCGGTGCCGGCCGCGTCGACCCGGCGGCGCTGGGACTCCGAGCAGGTCAGCGGCGCGGCCGGTATGTTCCCCGACACGATGACGATCCTGGGCAACCGCTGGGCGTCGGCGCTGATGGGCGCCGCGTTCCGGGGCGTCACCCGGTTCACCGACTTCGAGAAGGCGCTCGGCGCCCCGCCGACGCTCGTCGCCGACCGGATCCGCGCGTTCGTCGCGATCGACGTCCTGGTCGCGATGCAGAACGACAAGCGACCCGACTGGGTCGAATACCGCCTCACCGAGAAGGGCCGGGCGTTCTTCCCGGTCGTCGCCACCGCCCTGGCGTGGAGCCAGCACTGGTTCCGCTCCCCCGAGGGCCCGGCACTGATCGAGACGCACCAGCAGTGCGGTGCGCCGTTCGAGCCGCAGTTCCGGTGCGATCAGTGCAACGTCGTCGTCCACCGCCGTGACATCCGGATCGTCCCCCTCTGA
- a CDS encoding branched-chain amino acid ABC transporter permease, whose translation MELFVERLLAGLTNGSVYALLALALVVVYRATGTLNFAQGELALFTTFVAWWLTTLDAPVWVAIVAALIVGFVLGAAIERLLIRPVQRKNDMAVLIVALGLFTGLNSLAGLLWGSETKIMPSPFPNGLDDYVSVFGARLYGDALGVWAALIVLLGLMTLLFRRTRIGLHMRAVAANPESAALAGVRTGRILMVGWGLSGAIGALAGVLVTPLAPEQLGLTTMFHIFIAASAAALFGGLDSLPGAVVGGLTIGVLEALLSGYVSFIGGELQQTSALLIIVAILFIRPNGLFGSKRTVRV comes from the coding sequence ATGGAGCTCTTCGTCGAACGCCTCTTGGCCGGCCTGACCAACGGGTCCGTGTACGCGCTGCTGGCGCTGGCGCTGGTCGTCGTCTACCGGGCCACCGGGACGCTCAACTTCGCCCAGGGCGAGCTCGCGCTGTTCACGACGTTCGTCGCCTGGTGGCTCACCACGCTGGACGCGCCGGTGTGGGTGGCGATCGTCGCCGCGCTGATCGTCGGGTTCGTGCTCGGCGCGGCGATCGAGCGGCTGCTGATCCGGCCGGTCCAGCGCAAGAACGACATGGCCGTGCTGATCGTCGCGCTCGGCCTGTTCACCGGGCTGAATTCGCTGGCCGGTCTGTTGTGGGGCTCGGAGACCAAGATCATGCCGTCGCCGTTCCCGAACGGGCTCGACGACTACGTCAGCGTGTTCGGGGCCCGCCTGTACGGCGACGCGCTGGGCGTCTGGGCGGCGCTGATCGTCCTGCTCGGGCTGATGACGCTGCTGTTCCGGCGGACGCGGATCGGCCTGCACATGCGTGCGGTCGCGGCCAACCCCGAGTCGGCCGCGCTGGCCGGGGTGCGCACCGGCCGGATCCTGATGGTCGGCTGGGGGCTGTCCGGGGCGATCGGCGCGCTGGCCGGCGTCCTGGTCACGCCGCTGGCGCCTGAGCAACTGGGCCTGACGACGATGTTCCACATCTTCATCGCCGCCTCGGCCGCGGCCCTGTTCGGCGGCCTCGACAGCCTGCCCGGCGCGGTCGTCGGTGGCCTGACGATCGGCGTCCTCGAGGCCCTGCTCTCCGGCTACGTCTCGTTCATCGGCGGTGAGCTGCAGCAGACCTCGGCGCTGCTGATCATCGTCGCGATCCTGTTCATCCGCCCGAACGGCCTGTTCGGCTCGAAGCGGACGGTGCGCGTATGA
- a CDS encoding ABC transporter ATP-binding protein yields the protein MSLLEVTGLRAGYGGRDVLHGLDMQVDAGQVVVVLGANGAGKTTTMRALAGLISHRGDVTIDGAPLGRRPDEIVRQGVSLVPQGRGTLDISVLDNLRVGAAVRKDSVDEDIERWITTFPALGRRANQRAGTLSGGEQQMLAVARALMSRPRLLLCDEPSLGLAPIVVQELFATLADINRTDGTALLIVEQNAELAMDIADTVYLLEVGTIAAEGPVERFREDDTVRGAYLGY from the coding sequence ATGAGCCTGCTCGAGGTGACCGGTCTCCGGGCCGGCTACGGCGGACGGGACGTGCTGCACGGGCTCGACATGCAGGTCGACGCCGGTCAGGTCGTCGTCGTGCTCGGCGCCAACGGGGCCGGCAAGACCACGACGATGCGCGCGCTGGCCGGCCTGATCTCCCACCGCGGCGACGTGACGATCGACGGCGCCCCGCTCGGCCGCCGTCCCGACGAGATCGTCCGCCAGGGCGTCAGCCTGGTCCCCCAGGGCCGCGGCACGCTCGACATCTCGGTCCTCGACAACCTCCGGGTCGGGGCCGCGGTCCGCAAGGACTCGGTCGACGAGGACATCGAACGGTGGATCACCACGTTCCCGGCCCTGGGACGCCGGGCCAACCAGCGGGCCGGCACGCTCTCCGGCGGTGAGCAGCAGATGCTCGCGGTCGCCCGCGCGCTGATGAGCCGCCCGCGCCTGCTGCTCTGCGACGAGCCCAGCCTCGGCCTGGCTCCGATCGTCGTCCAGGAGCTGTTCGCGACGCTCGCCGACATCAACCGCACCGACGGCACCGCGCTGCTGATCGTCGAGCAGAACGCCGAGCTGGCGATGGACATCGCCGACACGGTCTATCTGCTCGAGGTCGGCACGATCGCCGCCGAGGGCCCGGTCGAGCGGTTCCGCGAGGACGACACCGTCCGCGGCGCCTACCTCGGTTACTAG
- a CDS encoding carotenoid oxygenase family protein codes for MSVEIVGRMLSTLPEDDDHPYRTGPWRPQTTEWSADDLEVVEGEVPADLDGVYLRNTENPLHPSLKNYHPFDGDGMVHVVGFRDGKTFYRNRFVRTDGLLAESEASQSLWAGISENPALARRDDGWGARGRMKDASSTDVIVHRGMALTSFYQCGDLYRVDPYSGDTRGKEDWGGRFPFEWGVSAHPKVDDRTGELLFFNYSKEAPFMHYGVVDADNTLVHYVDVPLPGPRLPHDMAFTENYAILNDFPLFWDATALERGVHAPRFHRDVPSRFAVIPRRGGAIRWFEAEPTYVLHFTNAYEDGDEIVLDGFFQGDPEPADNGMGDKWQRAFRFLALDRMQSRLHRWRLNLVTGAVREEQLSDRVTEFGMINGDFLGRDYRYAWAATGKPSWFLFDGLVRHDLLTGAEEHLSFGDGVYGSETAMAPRTGSTGEDDGYLITLTTDMVEDASYCLVLDAARIADGPVCKLKLPERISSGTHSTWAAGSELRRWHNAESAAASIGL; via the coding sequence ATGAGCGTCGAGATCGTGGGCCGGATGCTGTCGACGCTGCCGGAGGACGACGACCACCCGTACCGCACCGGCCCGTGGCGTCCGCAGACCACCGAGTGGAGCGCGGACGACCTGGAGGTCGTCGAGGGCGAGGTGCCGGCCGACCTGGACGGGGTCTACCTCCGGAACACCGAGAACCCGCTGCACCCGTCGCTGAAGAACTACCACCCGTTCGACGGGGACGGGATGGTGCACGTCGTCGGGTTCCGGGACGGGAAGACGTTCTACCGCAACCGGTTCGTCCGGACCGACGGGCTGCTGGCCGAGAGCGAGGCTTCGCAGTCCCTGTGGGCCGGGATCTCGGAGAACCCGGCGCTGGCCCGCCGCGACGACGGCTGGGGCGCCCGCGGCCGGATGAAGGACGCGTCGAGCACCGACGTCATCGTGCACCGCGGGATGGCGCTGACCAGCTTCTACCAGTGCGGCGACCTGTACCGGGTCGACCCGTACAGCGGCGACACCCGGGGTAAGGAGGACTGGGGCGGCCGGTTCCCGTTCGAGTGGGGCGTCTCCGCGCACCCGAAGGTCGACGACCGCACCGGCGAGCTGCTGTTCTTCAACTACAGCAAGGAAGCGCCGTTCATGCACTACGGCGTGGTGGACGCGGACAACACGCTGGTGCACTACGTGGACGTGCCGCTGCCCGGGCCGCGGCTGCCGCACGACATGGCGTTCACCGAGAACTACGCGATCCTCAACGACTTCCCGCTGTTCTGGGACGCGACCGCGCTGGAGCGCGGGGTCCACGCGCCCCGCTTCCACCGGGACGTTCCGTCCCGCTTCGCCGTGATCCCTCGGCGCGGAGGCGCCATCCGGTGGTTCGAGGCCGAACCCACGTACGTTCTGCACTTCACCAACGCCTACGAGGACGGGGACGAGATCGTCCTCGACGGGTTCTTCCAGGGCGACCCGGAGCCGGCCGACAACGGCATGGGCGACAAGTGGCAGCGCGCGTTCCGGTTCCTCGCGCTCGACCGCATGCAGTCCCGGCTGCACCGCTGGCGGCTGAACCTGGTGACCGGGGCGGTGCGCGAGGAGCAACTCTCGGACCGGGTGACCGAGTTCGGCATGATCAACGGCGATTTCCTGGGGCGCGACTACCGCTACGCCTGGGCCGCGACCGGGAAGCCGTCGTGGTTCCTGTTCGACGGGCTGGTCCGGCACGACCTGCTGACCGGCGCCGAGGAGCACCTCTCGTTCGGTGACGGGGTCTACGGCTCGGAGACCGCGATGGCCCCACGGACCGGCTCGACCGGCGAGGACGACGGCTACCTGATCACGCTGACCACCGACATGGTCGAGGACGCGTCGTACTGCCTGGTGCTGGACGCGGCCCGGATCGCCGACGGGCCGGTCTGCAAGCTCAAGCTGCCGGAGCGGATCTCGTCGGGCACCCATTCGACGTGGGCCGCCGGGTCGGAGTTGCGGCGCTGGCACAATGCAGAGTCCGCCGCGGCCAGTATCGGCCTTTAA
- a CDS encoding SRPBCC family protein, giving the protein MAGADPLGDRSQAPRLDDLPLQVGSEADVRQPGLRPARWRVTELTPGRALVWQSTTSGVTSIGSHVVSPRSGGSRLELRIRQSGRLAGLVGLLYGRKVRRYLEREAEGFRAAAEAR; this is encoded by the coding sequence GTGGCTGGAGCCGACCCGCTCGGCGATCGTTCGCAGGCTCCGCGGCTCGACGACCTCCCGTTGCAGGTCGGCAGCGAGGCCGACGTGCGCCAGCCCGGGCTGCGCCCGGCGCGCTGGCGGGTCACCGAGCTCACGCCCGGCCGGGCGCTCGTCTGGCAGTCGACGACGTCCGGCGTGACATCGATCGGCTCGCACGTCGTGTCGCCGAGGAGCGGCGGGTCACGGCTGGAGTTACGGATCCGCCAGTCGGGCCGACTGGCCGGCCTGGTGGGCCTCCTGTACGGGCGAAAGGTGCGGCGGTATCTCGAGCGGGAGGCCGAGGGCTTCCGAGCCGCCGCCGAGGCCCGCTGA
- a CDS encoding dihydrofolate reductase family protein gives MGTVIYWVHASVDGFIDGPRGEFDWPVMGPELSAYSEALDDRTTTLLYGRPVWEMMVGFWPDADRLGNDPHTRAFAPFWRATPKLVVSSDYPGDNWTDRVIRPDDVRDLDGTILLTGGSGLAAALTERGLIDEYHVATHPVVLGGGKPLFAATDTRRTLDLRSSRVLDQNIVVNVYTLSRP, from the coding sequence ATGGGTACGGTCATCTACTGGGTCCACGCGTCGGTCGACGGCTTCATCGACGGGCCCAGGGGCGAGTTCGACTGGCCGGTCATGGGCCCCGAGCTCTCGGCCTACTCCGAGGCCCTCGACGACCGCACCACCACGCTGCTCTACGGCCGGCCGGTCTGGGAGATGATGGTCGGCTTCTGGCCCGACGCCGACCGACTCGGCAACGACCCGCACACGCGAGCCTTCGCGCCGTTCTGGCGGGCCACCCCCAAGCTCGTCGTGTCCTCCGACTACCCCGGCGACAACTGGACCGACCGGGTCATCCGGCCGGACGACGTCCGCGACCTGGACGGAACGATCCTGCTCACCGGCGGCTCCGGCCTCGCCGCCGCGCTCACCGAACGCGGCCTCATCGACGAGTACCACGTCGCCACCCACCCGGTCGTGCTCGGTGGCGGCAAACCCCTGTTCGCCGCCACCGACACCCGCCGCACCCTGGACCTGCGCAGCTCGAGGGTCCTCGATCAGAACATCGTCGTGAACGTCTACACGCTCAGCCGGCCGTGA
- a CDS encoding long-chain-fatty-acid--CoA ligase, with the protein MTAVLLPTPPEYVDPHYALHADGTRVERLEDIPRRRAAATPEASAVVTTTSTTTYAELDREASRVANALLAAGVRPGDRVAYLGENSAQFLATLYGASKAGAIPTALNFRLAPPEVEYILRDAEPFALVLGAGHSALAGVARQAGVRCVVEADGFDAWVAGVTDADAGFARDPGETALMFYTSGTTGHPKGIELTGANLGQAVAAMHYVMELDTTSVALAPVPFFHVSGLGLALVAAINGSSLLLRNPTSPAELCRILQEHRVSHAVAVPTVIQFLLGLPDVRDGDWSALKYLVYGASPMPEPVLREATAVFGCKFLQSYGLTESTGGVTMLSPADHLAATRLRSVGRPMPNVPVRVVDPVTLRDLPAGERGEVLIGGGHVMRRYWRNPSATEAAITPDGWLRTGDGGSFDSEGYLYLHDRLKDMIVSGGENVYPAEVESVLTGHPAVAQVAVIGVPSARWGETPLAVVVPVAGQTIDGGELIAWARERMAHYKCPTAVEVVDALPLTASGKVLKTSLRGEYGGFSG; encoded by the coding sequence ATGACCGCGGTCCTGCTGCCGACCCCGCCCGAGTACGTCGATCCGCACTACGCGCTGCACGCCGACGGGACGCGCGTCGAACGGCTGGAAGACATTCCGCGCCGGCGGGCGGCGGCCACGCCGGAGGCGTCCGCCGTCGTGACGACGACCTCCACCACGACGTACGCCGAGCTCGACCGCGAGGCCAGCCGAGTGGCGAACGCGCTGCTGGCCGCGGGCGTGCGGCCCGGCGACCGGGTCGCCTACCTGGGCGAGAACTCGGCGCAGTTCCTGGCGACGCTCTACGGCGCGAGCAAGGCCGGCGCGATCCCGACCGCGCTGAACTTCCGGCTGGCGCCCCCGGAGGTGGAGTACATCCTCCGCGACGCGGAGCCGTTCGCGCTCGTTCTCGGAGCGGGGCACTCCGCGCTGGCCGGCGTCGCCCGGCAGGCGGGGGTGCGGTGCGTCGTGGAGGCGGACGGGTTCGACGCCTGGGTCGCCGGGGTGACCGACGCGGACGCCGGGTTCGCCCGGGACCCGGGCGAGACCGCGCTGATGTTCTACACGTCGGGCACGACCGGCCACCCCAAGGGCATCGAGCTGACCGGCGCGAACCTCGGCCAGGCCGTGGCCGCGATGCACTACGTGATGGAGCTCGACACGACGTCGGTCGCGCTGGCGCCGGTGCCGTTCTTCCACGTGTCCGGGCTGGGCCTGGCGCTGGTCGCGGCGATCAACGGGTCCTCGCTGCTGCTGCGTAACCCCACGTCGCCGGCCGAGCTGTGCCGGATCCTGCAGGAGCACCGGGTGTCACACGCGGTCGCGGTGCCGACCGTGATCCAGTTCCTGCTCGGGCTGCCGGACGTGCGGGACGGCGACTGGAGCGCGCTGAAGTACCTGGTCTACGGCGCGTCGCCGATGCCGGAGCCGGTGCTGCGCGAGGCGACCGCGGTGTTCGGGTGCAAGTTCCTGCAGTCGTACGGGCTGACCGAGTCGACCGGCGGCGTGACGATGCTGAGCCCGGCGGACCATTTGGCGGCCACCCGGCTGCGGTCGGTGGGCCGGCCGATGCCGAACGTGCCGGTGCGGGTCGTGGACCCGGTGACCCTGCGCGACCTCCCGGCCGGGGAGCGCGGCGAGGTGCTGATCGGCGGCGGCCACGTGATGCGGAGGTACTGGCGGAACCCGTCCGCGACCGAGGCCGCGATCACCCCGGACGGCTGGCTGCGCACCGGCGACGGCGGCTCGTTCGACTCCGAGGGCTATCTCTACCTGCACGACAGGCTCAAGGACATGATCGTCTCGGGCGGTGAGAACGTGTACCCGGCCGAGGTCGAGAGCGTCCTGACCGGGCATCCGGCGGTGGCTCAGGTGGCGGTCATCGGGGTGCCGTCGGCGCGGTGGGGCGAGACGCCGCTGGCCGTCGTCGTCCCGGTGGCCGGGCAGACGATCGACGGCGGCGAGCTGATCGCCTGGGCGCGGGAGCGGATGGCGCACTACAAGTGCCCGACCGCGGTCGAGGTGGTCGACGCGTTGCCGCTGACCGCCAGCGGGAAGGTACTGAAGACGTCTCTCCGTGGTGAGTACGGAGGCTTTTCGGGCTAG
- a CDS encoding ABC transporter ATP-binding protein: MLDVTDVAIHFGGVRALDGVTFGVEPGQILGLIGPNGAGKTTLFNCITRIYRPTAGTLRFDGEDLLTIAPHRLAKKGITRTFQNLALFSTLSVFENTMAGGVSQKNRGLRSRAWEILERLDLVDVALEPAAGLPFGTLKRVELARALMARPRLLLLDEPAGGLTHSEVDDLGRLLVSLRDDYGFAALLVEHHMGLVLGISDHVVALDFGQKIYEGTPAGVREDDAVVAAYLGRPKTGAREAR; encoded by the coding sequence TTGCTCGACGTCACGGATGTCGCCATCCACTTCGGGGGTGTGCGCGCCCTCGACGGGGTCACGTTCGGCGTGGAGCCGGGCCAGATCCTCGGCCTGATCGGGCCCAACGGCGCCGGCAAGACCACGCTGTTCAACTGCATCACCCGGATCTACCGGCCGACCGCCGGGACGCTCCGGTTCGACGGCGAGGACCTACTGACGATCGCCCCCCACCGGCTGGCGAAGAAGGGCATCACCCGGACGTTCCAGAACCTGGCGCTGTTCTCGACGCTCAGCGTCTTCGAGAACACGATGGCCGGGGGCGTCTCGCAGAAGAACCGGGGCCTGCGGTCGCGGGCCTGGGAGATCCTGGAGCGGCTCGACCTGGTCGACGTGGCCCTCGAGCCCGCGGCCGGGCTCCCGTTCGGCACGCTCAAGCGGGTCGAACTGGCTCGGGCGCTGATGGCCCGCCCCCGCTTACTGCTGCTCGACGAGCCGGCCGGCGGGCTCACCCACAGCGAGGTCGACGATCTCGGTCGGCTGCTCGTCTCGCTGCGCGACGACTACGGCTTCGCCGCGCTGCTGGTCGAGCACCACATGGGACTGGTCCTCGGCATCAGCGACCACGTCGTCGCGCTCGACTTCGGCCAGAAGATCTACGAGGGCACGCCCGCGGGCGTCCGCGAGGACGACGCCGTGGTCGCGGCCTACCTCGGCCGTCCGAAAACCGGTGCGCGGGAGGCCCGATGA
- a CDS encoding long-chain-fatty-acid--CoA ligase translates to MSATSPSTVADAVARASSLADLIRRTAAETPGSPAVVGDGRNVTHGELDQRSSALAAGLVAAGLQPGDRVAYLARNATEYWELLFACAKSGLVVVPLNFRLAGPEVEWVLADAAPAALVVEPSLVSLVPAGAVPGPVLVMGGSYEDFLASAPDGDPHRDGTGDDLFCLMYSSGTTGRPKGVTTTVGAFLWAVDAFGRQFDVSAASVSLVPTPYYHIAAGGWSLIALAAGGRIVQFTEVTPAGMISAIVGHRATHVIMVPTVMQLFISSPEASAADYSSVEWVVYGGSPISESVMVGAQRVFGAELAQSYGLTETIGVTTLLGASDHVVGPGSKLRSAGRAVPGVEVAVVSPADGSVLPAGEVGEVVTRGPNVTRGYWQRPSEATDSYWPGGWFRTGDAGYLDADGYLFLKDRIKDMISSGGENVYPAEVENAIMSHPDVLETAIIGVPSEKWGETPLAVVVPRPGASLDSDAIIAHCRERLAHYKCPTAVEIVAALPRNPSGKVLKRTLREPYWAGRERAIS, encoded by the coding sequence ATGAGCGCAACGAGTCCCTCCACAGTTGCTGATGCCGTCGCCCGGGCGTCGAGCCTGGCCGACCTGATTCGTCGTACCGCCGCGGAGACCCCCGGCTCGCCCGCCGTCGTCGGCGACGGGCGGAACGTCACCCACGGCGAGCTCGACCAGCGGTCGAGCGCGCTCGCCGCCGGACTGGTGGCGGCCGGGCTGCAGCCCGGCGACCGCGTCGCCTACCTGGCCCGGAACGCGACCGAGTACTGGGAGCTGTTATTCGCCTGCGCGAAGTCCGGCCTCGTCGTGGTTCCGCTCAACTTCCGGCTGGCCGGTCCCGAGGTCGAATGGGTGCTGGCGGACGCGGCGCCGGCCGCGCTCGTCGTCGAACCGTCACTCGTCTCGCTGGTGCCGGCGGGCGCGGTGCCCGGACCGGTGCTCGTGATGGGCGGGTCCTACGAGGACTTCCTGGCGTCCGCGCCGGACGGTGACCCGCACCGGGACGGCACCGGGGACGACCTGTTCTGCCTGATGTACTCGTCGGGCACGACCGGACGCCCGAAGGGCGTCACCACGACCGTGGGCGCGTTCCTCTGGGCGGTGGACGCGTTCGGCCGGCAGTTCGACGTGTCGGCCGCGTCGGTGAGCCTGGTGCCGACGCCGTACTACCACATCGCGGCCGGGGGCTGGTCGCTGATCGCGCTGGCCGCCGGCGGGCGGATCGTGCAGTTCACCGAGGTCACGCCGGCCGGGATGATCAGCGCGATCGTCGGGCACCGGGCGACCCACGTGATCATGGTACCGACCGTGATGCAGCTGTTCATCTCCTCGCCCGAGGCCTCGGCGGCGGACTACTCGTCGGTGGAGTGGGTGGTGTACGGCGGGTCGCCGATCTCGGAGTCGGTGATGGTCGGCGCGCAGCGGGTCTTCGGGGCCGAGCTGGCGCAGAGCTACGGGCTGACCGAGACGATCGGCGTGACGACGCTGCTCGGGGCCTCCGATCACGTCGTGGGCCCCGGGAGCAAGCTGCGGTCGGCCGGGCGGGCGGTGCCGGGGGTCGAGGTCGCGGTCGTGTCCCCGGCCGACGGGAGTGTCCTGCCGGCGGGCGAGGTCGGCGAGGTGGTGACGCGCGGGCCGAACGTGACGCGGGGGTACTGGCAGCGGCCGTCCGAGGCGACGGACTCGTACTGGCCGGGCGGGTGGTTCCGGACCGGCGACGCCGGCTACCTGGACGCGGACGGCTATTTGTTCCTGAAGGACCGGATCAAGGACATGATCTCGTCCGGCGGCGAGAACGTGTACCCGGCCGAGGTCGAGAACGCGATCATGTCCCACCCCGACGTGCTGGAGACCGCGATCATCGGCGTGCCGTCGGAGAAGTGGGGCGAGACGCCGCTGGCGGTGGTGGTGCCGCGGCCCGGGGCTTCTCTCGATTCGGACGCGATCATCGCGCACTGCCGGGAGCGGCTGGCGCATTACAAGTGCCCGACGGCGGTGGAGATCGTGGCGGCTCTGCCCCGGAACCCGTCGGGGAAGGTGCTGAAGCGGACGTTGCGCGAGCCGTACTGGGCCGGGCGGGAGAGGGCGATCTCATGA
- a CDS encoding TetR/AcrR family transcriptional regulator: MLIHHFGSRDGLLTAVVRAVEDRQRALLADRDDDGSPADAAAAFWRHLRSPELAPQERLFFEVYGQTLQGRKWAEPMLEGVVSDWLGPLTGLLAAGGIDNPGPHARLALAVTRGLLLDLLATGETAEVDAAMELFARLLLGPVENGGSAPTST; encoded by the coding sequence ATGCTCATCCACCACTTCGGCTCGCGCGACGGGCTGCTCACCGCCGTCGTCCGGGCCGTCGAGGACCGTCAGCGGGCGCTTCTGGCCGACCGCGACGACGACGGGTCGCCGGCGGACGCGGCCGCCGCGTTCTGGCGGCACCTCCGCTCGCCCGAGCTCGCCCCCCAGGAGCGGCTGTTCTTCGAGGTCTACGGCCAGACCCTCCAGGGCCGGAAGTGGGCCGAGCCGATGCTCGAGGGAGTGGTCAGCGACTGGCTCGGTCCGCTGACCGGGCTCCTCGCGGCCGGTGGCATCGACAACCCCGGCCCCCATGCCCGCCTCGCGCTCGCGGTTACCCGCGGCCTGCTCCTGGACCTCCTCGCTACCGGCGAGACCGCCGAGGTCGACGCAGCGATGGAACTTTTCGCCCGGCTCCTGCTCGGTCCGGTCGAGAACGGCGGATCGGCTCCGACCAGTACCTGA
- a CDS encoding SDR family oxidoreductase codes for MKGVPVAGARVVVTGANRGIGLAFVQEALAQGAATVYAGVRDPSSVPEELLATGAVPVRLDVTSDADVAAAAETCADATIVVNNAGLHAGDRLIEATDPDAARAEMEVNYFGPLRMIRAFAPVLARAGHGSFVNVLSVAAIAPTAFMGGYSPSKAAALYLGGIARGELERYGTTVTSLIVGSVDTRMAAHVDGHKEDPREIARTGLAAMARGEWTCDTDLMAVESRARLARDPIRYEKGLSKLLFVSSLKTGK; via the coding sequence ATGAAGGGCGTTCCGGTCGCCGGCGCCCGGGTCGTGGTCACCGGGGCGAACCGGGGGATCGGGCTGGCGTTCGTCCAGGAGGCGCTGGCCCAGGGCGCGGCCACCGTCTACGCCGGGGTGCGCGACCCGTCGTCGGTGCCCGAGGAGCTGCTGGCGACCGGGGCGGTGCCGGTGCGCCTCGACGTCACCTCGGACGCCGACGTGGCGGCGGCCGCCGAGACCTGCGCCGACGCGACGATCGTCGTCAACAACGCGGGGCTGCACGCCGGTGACCGGCTGATCGAGGCCACGGACCCGGACGCGGCCCGGGCCGAGATGGAGGTCAACTACTTCGGCCCGCTGCGGATGATCCGGGCGTTCGCGCCGGTGCTGGCCCGGGCCGGGCACGGCTCGTTCGTCAACGTGCTGTCGGTGGCGGCGATCGCGCCGACCGCGTTCATGGGCGGGTACTCGCCGTCGAAGGCCGCCGCGCTGTACCTCGGCGGCATCGCCCGGGGCGAGCTCGAGCGGTACGGGACGACGGTGACGTCGCTGATCGTCGGCTCGGTCGACACGCGGATGGCCGCGCACGTCGACGGCCACAAGGAGGACCCGCGGGAGATCGCCCGGACCGGGCTGGCCGCGATGGCCCGCGGGGAGTGGACCTGCGACACCGACCTGATGGCGGTGGAGTCGCGGGCGCGCCTGGCCCGCGACCCGATCCGCTACGAGAAGGGCCTCTCCAAGCTGCTCTTCGTGTCGTCGTTGAAGACCGGCAAATGA
- a CDS encoding nuclear transport factor 2 family protein encodes MDPTALDTLLAKQDISDLLVRYLRAIDRGDVAALEACYLPGATEDHGGLFEGSAADYVASIARTITHPRGVSTHAVTNVLIDVDGDRARAESYVLAFARVRRPDKQIGDTLTSARMIDDLERVDGRWGIRHRALRWDWNHDMEPAETWVFGMLGEAAAMKHSAKYPEDVVYAESGK; translated from the coding sequence GTGGATCCCACCGCGCTCGATACTTTGCTGGCGAAGCAGGACATCTCTGACCTGCTCGTTCGGTACCTCCGGGCGATCGACCGGGGTGATGTCGCGGCCCTCGAGGCCTGCTATCTGCCCGGGGCGACCGAGGACCACGGCGGCCTGTTCGAGGGGTCGGCGGCCGACTACGTCGCCTCGATCGCCCGGACGATCACCCACCCCAGGGGCGTCTCCACGCACGCGGTCACCAACGTCCTGATCGACGTCGACGGCGACCGGGCCCGGGCCGAGTCGTACGTGCTCGCGTTCGCGCGGGTGCGCCGCCCGGACAAGCAGATCGGTGACACGCTGACCTCGGCGCGGATGATCGACGACCTCGAGCGGGTCGACGGTCGCTGGGGCATCCGGCACCGGGCGCTGCGCTGGGACTGGAACCACGACATGGAGCCGGCCGAGACCTGGGTCTTCGGAATGCTCGGCGAGGCGGCGGCGATGAAGCACAGCGCGAAGTACCCGGAGGACGTCGTGTACGCGGAGAGCGGGAAATGA